One Nocardioidaceae bacterium SCSIO 66511 genomic window carries:
- a CDS encoding site-specific integrase yields the protein MARRHFGAVRKLPSGRYQVRYRGLDGIMRPAPFTFGNKTDANTWLSDKEVEVRRGDWYDPDAGAIPLNEYAPQWIDERPGLRPRTVALYKLLYRRHLQPDLGPLGLADITYARVRTWRRDRLDDGAGPVTVAKAYRLLKAIMNTAVDDRLIRANPCRIEGGGIERSAERKPPTLVEVFAIADAIQPRYRALVLLATFGSLRWGELMGLQRPDLDVTVPRVRIERAVQELGAERIIGPTKSGAGRRSIVLPEMIGPDLAWHLRVFAEKGRDGRVFVGPKGATPLRSNFQRIWVAALDEAGVSGVHLHDLRHAGATYAARTGATIRELMERLGHSSERAALIYQHASDERDHAIAAGLNDLIEEAKKASKKKPGEGDDPPMAGARSGT from the coding sequence ATGGCGCGACGACACTTCGGAGCCGTTCGCAAGCTGCCGTCTGGGCGTTATCAGGTCCGATACCGGGGTCTCGACGGCATCATGCGGCCAGCTCCGTTCACGTTCGGCAACAAGACCGACGCCAACACGTGGCTCAGTGACAAGGAGGTGGAAGTGCGGCGAGGCGACTGGTACGACCCGGACGCGGGCGCAATCCCGCTCAACGAGTACGCGCCCCAGTGGATCGACGAGCGACCGGGACTGAGGCCTCGGACAGTGGCGCTCTACAAGCTGCTGTACCGCCGTCACCTCCAACCCGACCTTGGACCCCTCGGGTTGGCAGACATCACTTATGCGCGTGTGCGGACCTGGCGCAGGGATCGACTGGACGACGGAGCCGGTCCTGTGACCGTCGCCAAGGCGTACCGCCTCCTGAAAGCGATCATGAACACGGCGGTTGACGATCGGCTGATCCGTGCGAATCCGTGCCGGATCGAAGGTGGCGGTATCGAGCGGAGCGCCGAGAGGAAGCCGCCGACGCTGGTTGAGGTGTTCGCCATTGCTGATGCTATTCAGCCTCGGTATCGCGCGCTCGTGCTGCTCGCCACGTTCGGCAGTCTGCGGTGGGGTGAGCTGATGGGCCTTCAGCGTCCCGACCTCGACGTGACAGTGCCCCGCGTGAGGATCGAGCGGGCGGTGCAGGAGCTCGGAGCCGAACGCATCATCGGGCCGACCAAATCCGGCGCGGGCAGGCGGTCAATCGTGCTGCCCGAGATGATCGGCCCTGATCTTGCGTGGCACCTGCGGGTGTTCGCAGAGAAGGGGCGCGATGGCCGGGTGTTCGTCGGTCCGAAGGGAGCTACGCCTCTGCGCTCGAACTTCCAACGCATCTGGGTAGCCGCGCTGGATGAGGCGGGAGTCTCAGGGGTGCACCTTCACGACCTGCGCCATGCCGGTGCGACGTACGCCGCGCGCACCGGGGCGACGATCCGCGAGCTGATGGAGCGACTCGGACACAGCAGTGAACGGGCCGCGTTGATCTACCAACACGCCAGCGACGAGCGGGACCATGCCATCGCGGCAGGCCTGAACGACCTCATCGAGGAAGCAAAGAAGGCGAGCAAGAAGAAGCCCGGCGAGGGAGACGATCCACCGATGGC
- a CDS encoding excisionase family DNA-binding protein, whose amino-acid sequence MSDKLLTIAQAAEVLGTTDRFPRRLVEERRIRFVKLGRHVRIPTAALVEYIERGTVEPRRVRRLDRKAAA is encoded by the coding sequence ATGAGTGACAAGCTGCTGACGATTGCTCAAGCCGCCGAGGTGCTTGGTACGACCGATCGGTTTCCCCGCCGCCTGGTCGAGGAACGACGTATCCGCTTCGTGAAGCTCGGGCGGCACGTACGTATCCCGACTGCTGCGCTTGTCGAGTACATCGAGCGTGGGACGGTCGAGCCGCGCCGTGTACGCCGTCTTGACCGGAAGGCGGCCGCGTGA
- a CDS encoding replication initiation protein, with amino-acid sequence MNGLPELDNATVRELAEYAGVCVRPIVRKLIDLSTGEERVIPIPCGSTKSRVCPPCAEKARQLRISQCLEGWHRVDEPEHDDSNDLEEPDDTDDQDDPGDDARAVDAERALARRVRSTKRRDDVGELPKRPTADTTLGRTFTAPDGTVYRPSMFLTFTLPSYGRVRRDGTPCNPSTYDYRKAALDALHFPALVDRLWQALRRGAGYKVQYFATVEPQKRLALHLHAAVRGTIPRQTVRQVVDGVYHQVWWPQLDEPVYVDRLPVWDERQDGYVDPDTGVLLPSWDEALDAIDPATDEPAHMIRPGKQFDYQGIIASNERQIAKSVGYLTKYLTKSIAEAYDPDTITKRQRAHRDRLHAELVYLPCTPQCANWLRFGVQPKGAKSGMRPGECGKKAHELDNLGHGGRRCLASRQWSGKKLSEHKADRAAVVRETLAEAGIDAPDTDRFAADATDDDGQARYVWESLDPTAGETCPDYQRVIKAAVTERNRWRAEYDRAQAIIAARDGPPDNCSATPQPAAPDAA; translated from the coding sequence ATGAACGGCCTTCCGGAGCTGGATAACGCGACCGTGCGGGAGCTGGCCGAGTACGCGGGCGTGTGTGTGCGTCCGATCGTGCGGAAACTGATCGACCTGTCCACGGGTGAGGAACGGGTGATCCCGATCCCGTGCGGGTCGACCAAGTCGCGGGTCTGTCCACCGTGTGCGGAGAAGGCACGCCAGCTGCGCATTTCGCAGTGCCTCGAGGGCTGGCACCGTGTCGACGAACCCGAACACGACGACAGCAACGACCTCGAGGAACCCGACGACACCGACGACCAGGACGACCCCGGCGACGACGCGAGAGCCGTGGATGCTGAGCGGGCGTTGGCGCGGCGGGTGCGGTCGACGAAGCGTCGTGATGATGTGGGCGAGCTCCCGAAGCGCCCGACGGCGGATACGACGCTGGGGCGCACGTTCACGGCCCCGGACGGCACGGTCTATAGGCCGTCGATGTTCTTGACGTTCACGCTCCCGTCGTATGGGCGGGTCCGCCGCGATGGCACACCGTGCAACCCGTCGACGTATGACTACCGCAAGGCCGCGTTGGACGCCCTGCATTTCCCGGCGCTGGTGGATCGGCTGTGGCAGGCACTGCGCCGGGGTGCGGGCTACAAGGTCCAGTATTTCGCGACCGTCGAACCCCAGAAACGCCTCGCGCTGCATCTACACGCCGCGGTACGGGGAACGATCCCGCGACAGACGGTGCGCCAGGTCGTCGACGGCGTCTATCACCAAGTGTGGTGGCCCCAGCTCGACGAACCGGTCTACGTCGACCGGCTGCCGGTGTGGGACGAACGACAGGACGGCTACGTCGACCCCGACACGGGTGTGCTGCTCCCGTCCTGGGATGAAGCGCTCGACGCGATCGACCCCGCCACCGATGAGCCGGCGCACATGATCCGGCCCGGGAAACAGTTCGACTATCAGGGGATCATCGCGTCCAACGAACGCCAGATCGCGAAGTCGGTCGGGTATCTGACGAAGTACCTCACCAAGTCGATCGCGGAGGCGTACGACCCGGACACGATCACCAAACGCCAGCGTGCCCATCGCGACCGGCTGCATGCCGAGCTGGTGTATCTGCCGTGTACCCCGCAGTGTGCGAACTGGCTGCGGTTCGGGGTCCAGCCCAAGGGCGCGAAGTCGGGGATGCGTCCCGGGGAGTGTGGGAAGAAGGCGCACGAGTTGGACAACCTCGGCCACGGCGGCAGAAGGTGTCTCGCCTCCCGGCAGTGGTCGGGCAAGAAGTTGTCCGAGCACAAGGCCGACCGTGCCGCTGTGGTCCGCGAAACCCTCGCCGAAGCAGGGATCGACGCACCCGACACGGATCGGTTCGCCGCCGACGCGACAGACGATGACGGGCAGGCTCGCTACGTGTGGGAATCCCTCGACCCGACCGCCGGCGAAACGTGCCCGGACTACCAACGCGTGATCAAAGCCGCTGTCACGGAGCGGAACCGGTGGCGCGCGGAATACGACCGCGCTCAAGCAATCATCGCCGCCCGTGATGGACCTCCCGACAACTGTTCGGCAACTCCACAACCCGCCGCACCCGACGCGGCATAA
- a CDS encoding WhiB family transcriptional regulator, with translation MTAKLDGQLALPLPEPTHDAQLARRITPGWQAQAACVDTHGDVFYPEPDERGASVEAAALAVCNGCRVRSSCRAAALLNAEQGVWGGTTEADRDRMLSALDRGVSVDVVLVETIRPRLDGQGAAA, from the coding sequence ATGACTGCCAAGCTCGACGGTCAGCTCGCCTTGCCGCTACCCGAACCGACCCACGACGCCCAGCTCGCGCGCCGGATCACGCCGGGGTGGCAGGCACAAGCCGCCTGCGTCGACACCCACGGGGACGTGTTCTATCCCGAACCCGACGAACGCGGCGCATCGGTGGAAGCTGCCGCGCTCGCGGTGTGCAACGGCTGCCGGGTCCGGTCCTCGTGCCGCGCCGCTGCGCTCCTCAACGCCGAACAAGGTGTGTGGGGCGGAACGACCGAAGCCGACCGCGACCGCATGCTGTCCGCACTCGATCGCGGTGTGTCGGTCGATGTCGTGTTGGTCGAGACCATCCGGCCACGCCTCGACGGCCAGGGGGCGGCGGCATGA
- a CDS encoding GntR family transcriptional regulator has translation MAATTELDPDDPRPPYQQVANALRAAILTKKFQPGEKLPSQSELAKRYGVARMTVQVALRVLRDEGLTVSRQGSGVFVRERTERPVGLRPHVEQAFDTAEVQIDFSGYTSETLHGVLQEPLDKIRHGRLTPDSIRIRLLLSDMTQPLALPSRAGDKPGDDPGVRDRMAKIAERNTVAIIDAVTELQELGLVENATVEARVHGSAPLFKVYLINRQDLFFGYYPVVEHTVTVGKKRVPIYDPMGKDAVLFHHTADTDPESTESLYVAETARWFDSVWESIARPYVYDG, from the coding sequence ATGGCAGCAACGACAGAACTCGACCCGGACGACCCGCGCCCGCCGTACCAGCAGGTGGCGAACGCGCTTCGCGCTGCGATCCTCACGAAGAAGTTCCAGCCGGGTGAAAAGCTGCCGTCACAATCAGAGCTCGCCAAGCGATACGGCGTCGCTCGAATGACCGTCCAGGTGGCGCTGCGAGTGCTGCGAGACGAAGGCCTGACAGTCTCGCGTCAGGGCAGCGGCGTGTTCGTTCGCGAGCGCACCGAGCGTCCGGTCGGTCTGCGGCCCCACGTGGAGCAGGCTTTCGACACCGCCGAGGTACAGATCGACTTCTCTGGCTACACGTCCGAGACCCTGCACGGAGTCCTACAGGAGCCGCTCGACAAGATCCGGCACGGGCGCCTCACGCCGGACTCGATCCGCATCCGCCTGTTGCTCTCCGACATGACACAGCCGCTCGCGCTCCCCAGCCGTGCAGGCGACAAGCCCGGCGATGATCCCGGCGTACGCGACCGCATGGCCAAGATCGCCGAGCGCAACACCGTAGCGATCATCGACGCGGTAACCGAGCTGCAGGAGCTCGGCCTGGTCGAGAACGCGACCGTTGAGGCACGCGTGCACGGCTCAGCTCCGTTGTTCAAGGTCTACCTGATCAACAGACAAGACCTGTTCTTCGGCTACTACCCCGTCGTCGAGCACACGGTCACGGTCGGCAAGAAGCGCGTACCGATCTACGACCCCATGGGCAAGGACGCCGTGCTGTTCCACCACACCGCCGACACTGACCCTGAGTCGACAGAATCGCTGTACGTGGCCGAGACCGCACGGTGGTTCGACAGCGTGTGGGAGTCCATCGCTCGCCCGTACGTCTATGACGGGTAA
- a CDS encoding HAD hydrolase-like protein, translating to MTGNEQLRQVVEQTSALLLDFDGPITPLLPGTAGRDLARIAVDVLHRASITVPDHIEATTDHLAVLRFAADTQAARVLGQLEEACRAAEVMAAAAAEPTPGSDDVLYAAQFARRPIVIVTNNADEAVDTYLHRRGLTNLIVGIVGREPGHPELMKPHARPVQLALEALRSEPESCAFVGDSVTDIEVSHATGVHSIGYAKTRERGQELANAQADVIIHDMSDLATAIR from the coding sequence ATGACGGGTAACGAGCAGCTCCGCCAGGTCGTCGAGCAGACGAGCGCGCTGCTGCTCGACTTCGACGGCCCCATCACGCCGCTACTGCCTGGCACCGCTGGCCGGGACCTCGCGCGGATCGCCGTCGACGTGCTTCACCGCGCCAGCATCACCGTGCCCGACCACATCGAAGCGACGACGGATCACTTAGCCGTCCTGCGGTTCGCGGCCGACACCCAGGCGGCCCGCGTGCTCGGCCAACTCGAGGAGGCATGCCGAGCCGCCGAAGTCATGGCCGCAGCTGCCGCCGAACCGACACCCGGCTCGGACGATGTGCTCTACGCCGCGCAGTTCGCACGCCGACCGATCGTCATCGTGACGAACAACGCCGACGAAGCCGTAGACACCTATCTACACCGGCGCGGCCTAACGAACCTCATCGTGGGCATCGTCGGACGCGAGCCGGGGCACCCTGAATTGATGAAGCCACACGCCCGACCCGTACAGCTCGCCCTCGAGGCCCTCCGCTCCGAACCGGAATCGTGCGCATTCGTCGGTGACTCGGTAACCGACATCGAGGTCAGCCACGCCACCGGAGTGCACTCGATCGGCTATGCCAAGACACGCGAGCGCGGCCAGGAGCTCGCCAACGCTCAGGCGGACGTCATCATTCACGACATGAGCGACCTAGCCACCGCGATCCGTTAG
- a CDS encoding VOC family protein, protein MDWTFEVVILPVSDIERSVAFYRDQVGFELDHHTVNEHINVAQLTPRGSGCSIVVGSLPTQREMEPGSMRNLQLCVADAAAARAELVSRGVDASEITSFGDQDGMTFFGFSDPDGNTWAVQELAVRAAKPLIPVEARGRFGDDLDLTDDDFASTDDGQIR, encoded by the coding sequence GTGGACTGGACTTTCGAGGTCGTCATTTTGCCCGTCAGCGACATCGAGCGCTCGGTGGCGTTCTACCGGGATCAGGTGGGTTTCGAACTCGACCACCACACGGTCAACGAGCACATCAACGTGGCCCAGCTGACGCCGCGCGGTTCAGGTTGCTCGATCGTTGTCGGGAGTCTCCCGACGCAGCGCGAGATGGAGCCCGGGTCGATGCGCAATCTCCAGCTGTGCGTCGCCGACGCGGCCGCGGCCCGGGCCGAACTCGTCTCGCGTGGAGTCGACGCGAGCGAGATCACGTCGTTCGGTGATCAGGACGGGATGACCTTCTTCGGCTTCTCGGACCCGGACGGCAATACCTGGGCGGTCCAGGAGCTGGCGGTACGAGCAGCGAAGCCGCTGATCCCCGTTGAAGCGCGTGGTCGGTTCGGTGATGACCTAGATCTCACGGACGACGACTTCGCCTCGACCGACGACGGTCAGATCCGGTAG
- a CDS encoding GNAT family N-acetyltransferase produces MVDYRIPDTRLGDDLLVLRTWNPDSEADVAAWLAGVTDAEFTRWNTPTRTIRSNREARESLLRRVDERSKGISAPYCIVDRRTDSVLGHVGINSIAWEMKRAHVGFWLLSTARGRQVAARALAMAGQWAFDTLGLHRLELYHAVGNEASCRTAQRCGFALEGVLRDRMFQSGDFTRFRDAHLHARVASDSRFERD; encoded by the coding sequence ATGGTGGACTACCGAATCCCAGACACCCGGCTCGGTGACGACCTGTTGGTCCTTCGTACCTGGAACCCGGACTCCGAGGCCGACGTTGCTGCCTGGCTCGCCGGAGTGACCGATGCCGAGTTCACCCGGTGGAACACGCCAACCCGGACGATCAGGTCGAATCGCGAGGCCCGGGAGTCGCTGTTGCGTCGCGTCGATGAACGGAGCAAAGGCATCAGTGCTCCGTACTGCATCGTCGATCGACGTACCGACAGCGTTCTCGGCCATGTCGGCATCAACTCGATCGCTTGGGAGATGAAGCGCGCACACGTGGGATTCTGGCTACTGTCGACGGCGCGCGGCCGCCAGGTAGCGGCCAGAGCGCTCGCGATGGCAGGGCAATGGGCGTTCGACACCCTCGGGTTACACCGGCTCGAGCTCTACCACGCGGTCGGCAACGAGGCATCGTGCCGTACCGCCCAGCGATGCGGGTTCGCGCTCGAAGGCGTACTGCGCGATCGGATGTTCCAGTCCGGCGACTTCACGCGGTTCCGCGACGCTCACCTGCACGCGCGGGTCGCTTCTGATTCGCGCTTCGAGAGGGATTAA
- the sigJ gene encoding RNA polymerase sigma factor SigJ, whose product MNAHDSDQYAEPGLDALMRERRQLINLGYRMLGSLGDAEDVVQETYARWYAMPSEQRSAIDAPGAWLTKVASRICLDLLGSARARRERYVGEWLPEPVPDGDEWLDGPSGGASVDPADRVTLDESINMAFLVVLDSMTPAERVAFILHDVFRYPFADIAEIVGRTPAACRQLATSARRRIRAAHPSDTSPAPRSEVVRKFKRAWESNDINALIALLDPDAVATADGGGLVSAAAEPIVGGDQIAAYFIGLLDLGIQFELAERMVNGQPGLIVQVDKATSAVLAFDVAGERVSRIWAVRNPEKLRPWTGDERPD is encoded by the coding sequence GTGAACGCTCACGATTCTGACCAGTACGCGGAGCCTGGTCTGGACGCCCTGATGCGTGAGCGCCGACAGCTGATCAACCTGGGCTATCGGATGCTGGGCTCGCTGGGAGACGCCGAAGACGTCGTACAGGAGACGTACGCCCGCTGGTATGCGATGCCGTCGGAGCAGCGGTCGGCGATCGATGCTCCGGGCGCGTGGTTGACGAAGGTCGCGAGCCGCATCTGTCTCGATCTCCTAGGCTCCGCCCGCGCGCGTCGGGAGAGATATGTCGGCGAATGGCTCCCCGAACCCGTTCCCGACGGCGACGAATGGCTCGACGGGCCGTCCGGTGGAGCATCGGTCGATCCGGCAGACCGGGTGACTCTCGACGAGTCGATCAACATGGCGTTCCTCGTCGTGCTCGACTCGATGACGCCGGCCGAACGGGTCGCGTTCATCTTGCACGACGTGTTCCGCTACCCGTTCGCGGACATCGCCGAGATCGTCGGGCGTACCCCTGCTGCATGTCGGCAGCTCGCGACCTCGGCACGACGGCGGATCCGAGCGGCACACCCCTCCGATACCAGTCCTGCCCCGCGATCCGAGGTTGTCCGAAAGTTCAAGCGGGCATGGGAATCCAACGACATCAACGCGTTGATCGCGTTGCTCGACCCCGATGCGGTCGCAACTGCGGATGGCGGCGGCCTGGTGTCCGCAGCGGCCGAGCCGATCGTCGGCGGTGACCAGATCGCCGCGTACTTCATCGGGTTGCTCGATCTCGGAATCCAGTTCGAGCTCGCAGAGCGCATGGTCAACGGTCAACCCGGCCTGATCGTCCAGGTCGACAAAGCGACGTCGGCGGTGCTCGCGTTCGACGTTGCGGGCGAGCGCGTCAGCCGCATCTGGGCAGTACGTAACCCGGAGAAGCTGCGGCCGTGGACCGGGGACGAGCGTCCCGATTGA
- a CDS encoding Lrp/AsnC family transcriptional regulator, which produces MDHTDREILSVLQEEGRITLTELADRVRLSVSPCHRRLRTLEREGTIKGYRAVVDPVALGLTFEALVFVTMRQEDRETLLGFEEAVAEVPNVVQAQRLFGDPDYLLRIVTRDLAAYQQLEDDVLAAMPGVQRLNSTLVMKRIVDDRALPTSV; this is translated from the coding sequence ATGGATCACACTGATCGCGAGATTCTTTCCGTACTCCAGGAGGAAGGGCGGATCACCCTCACCGAGCTGGCCGACCGCGTCCGGTTGAGTGTGTCGCCGTGTCACCGACGGCTGCGCACGCTCGAACGGGAGGGGACGATCAAGGGCTACCGTGCCGTGGTCGATCCTGTCGCGCTCGGGCTGACCTTCGAGGCGCTGGTGTTCGTGACGATGCGGCAGGAGGACCGCGAAACGCTACTCGGGTTCGAGGAAGCCGTCGCCGAAGTGCCCAATGTCGTCCAAGCACAGCGGTTGTTCGGAGATCCCGACTACCTGCTGCGGATCGTCACTCGGGACCTCGCCGCTTACCAACAGCTCGAGGACGACGTACTCGCCGCGATGCCCGGCGTACAAAGACTCAACTCCACCCTGGTGATGAAGCGGATCGTGGACGACCGGGCGCTGCCCACGAGCGTCTGA
- a CDS encoding LysE family translocator translates to MPVSSVVSFWLLAAVLIAVPGPDWAYAISAGLKGKAVSAAAGIVAGYAVMTAVVATGLGLVIASTPTALTLLTLAGGAYLIWLGIGTVARPAVVTSDLDRGGHASIMLQGMLVSGLNPKGMLIFVAMLPQFSDPDSAWPLPIQFALLGATFTLTCAVTYLCVGGAASMLLRARPSISRAVSRVSGASMVVVGALLLVERVV, encoded by the coding sequence ATGCCGGTGAGTTCCGTCGTCTCGTTCTGGCTCCTCGCCGCCGTTCTCATCGCTGTGCCCGGCCCCGACTGGGCGTACGCGATCAGCGCCGGGCTGAAGGGAAAGGCGGTCTCCGCCGCGGCCGGCATCGTCGCCGGCTACGCAGTCATGACCGCCGTCGTCGCGACGGGCCTCGGGCTGGTGATCGCCTCGACACCGACGGCACTGACCCTGCTCACCCTGGCCGGCGGCGCGTACCTGATCTGGCTCGGCATCGGCACCGTTGCCAGACCCGCGGTCGTCACCAGTGACCTCGATCGCGGCGGGCACGCCTCGATCATGCTGCAGGGCATGCTGGTCAGCGGCCTCAATCCGAAAGGAATGTTGATCTTCGTCGCGATGCTCCCCCAGTTCAGCGACCCCGACTCGGCTTGGCCGTTGCCGATTCAGTTCGCTCTGCTCGGCGCGACTTTCACCCTCACCTGTGCTGTCACCTACCTCTGCGTCGGAGGCGCGGCATCAATGTTGCTCCGCGCGCGCCCATCGATCTCCCGCGCTGTGTCGCGCGTATCCGGCGCATCGATGGTCGTCGTCGGCGCTCTACTGCTTGTCGAGCGCGTAGTCTGA
- a CDS encoding SPFH/Band 7/PHB domain protein: protein MELLVPIIVAAVLMVFLVVSSVRVVPQARRYNIERFGRYRATLQPGLNFIVPVADRVNTKLDVREQVFSSEPQPVITEDNLVVHIDTVLYYQITDPRSAAYEVANYLQAIDQLTVTTLRNVIGSMDLERTLTSREEINAQLRGVLDEATGKWGIRVNRVEIKAIDPPPTIKEAMEKQMRAERDKRAVVLHAEGERQSKILTAEGTRQQNILEAQGEQQARILRADGEAKAVERVFQAVHQNQADPQLLAYKYLETLPELAGGPNNTFWVIPGELTEAVRTITGAFSDHSQTASPQAQSAPEAAGGEGSQDAVTAADEAAKLAEKAVSEAKAEVEAAAEGGPETPLSDASGDTPE, encoded by the coding sequence ATGGAACTGCTCGTACCGATCATCGTCGCGGCCGTCTTGATGGTCTTCCTCGTTGTCTCGTCCGTTCGCGTCGTGCCACAAGCACGCCGCTACAACATCGAACGTTTCGGTCGGTATCGCGCGACATTGCAGCCTGGCTTGAACTTCATCGTCCCGGTCGCCGATCGGGTCAACACCAAGCTCGACGTACGTGAGCAGGTCTTCTCCTCGGAGCCGCAGCCGGTCATCACCGAGGACAACCTCGTCGTGCACATCGACACGGTGCTCTATTACCAGATCACCGATCCGCGATCCGCCGCGTACGAGGTGGCGAACTATCTGCAGGCGATCGACCAGCTCACCGTCACCACGCTTCGCAACGTCATCGGCAGCATGGACCTCGAGCGCACCTTGACCTCACGCGAGGAGATCAACGCGCAGCTGCGGGGCGTACTCGACGAGGCCACGGGCAAATGGGGCATCCGGGTCAACCGCGTGGAGATCAAGGCGATCGATCCGCCGCCGACCATCAAGGAGGCGATGGAGAAGCAGATGCGCGCCGAGCGGGACAAGCGGGCCGTCGTCCTCCACGCCGAGGGCGAGCGGCAGTCGAAGATCCTGACGGCCGAGGGCACGCGCCAACAGAACATCCTCGAAGCGCAGGGCGAGCAGCAGGCCCGAATCCTTCGCGCCGACGGTGAGGCGAAGGCCGTCGAACGCGTCTTCCAGGCAGTCCACCAGAACCAAGCAGACCCACAACTCCTTGCGTACAAGTACCTCGAGACCCTGCCGGAGCTTGCGGGCGGGCCCAACAACACCTTCTGGGTCATCCCGGGGGAGTTGACCGAGGCCGTACGTACGATCACGGGGGCATTCTCCGATCACTCGCAAACGGCGAGCCCTCAGGCGCAGTCGGCGCCCGAAGCCGCCGGGGGCGAGGGCAGCCAGGACGCTGTGACAGCGGCGGACGAAGCCGCGAAGCTCGCCGAGAAGGCAGTCAGCGAAGCGAAGGCCGAGGTCGAAGCCGCTGCAGAGGGCGGGCCCGAAACTCCGCTGAGCGACGCTAGTGGTGACACGCCCGAGTAG
- a CDS encoding NfeD family protein codes for MSWIAWLVAAAALGVAEFFTLTLAFGILGTAALVAAVVAGVGAVWVVQLLAFAVTAGAGLLLVRPIARRQLKQTPAIRDGSDALIGKRATVIEEVTVDRGLIKLAGEHWTARSFDEAQTIPAGAAVDVMEIEGATAIVYPHDLLP; via the coding sequence GTGTCGTGGATTGCTTGGCTGGTTGCCGCCGCGGCGCTCGGCGTCGCGGAGTTCTTCACGCTCACCTTGGCGTTCGGCATTCTCGGCACCGCTGCACTCGTTGCCGCCGTTGTCGCGGGCGTCGGAGCGGTTTGGGTTGTCCAACTGCTCGCATTCGCGGTCACCGCCGGCGCCGGTCTGCTCCTCGTACGGCCCATCGCGCGGCGTCAGCTGAAACAGACGCCGGCGATCCGCGACGGAAGCGATGCCCTGATCGGCAAGCGGGCAACGGTGATCGAGGAGGTGACTGTCGACCGCGGCCTCATCAAGCTCGCAGGTGAGCACTGGACGGCACGGTCCTTCGACGAAGCGCAGACGATCCCTGCTGGTGCGGCCGTCGACGTGATGGAGATCGAAGGCGCAACGGCGATCGTCTATCCGCACGATCTGCTGCCATGA
- a CDS encoding cyclic nucleotide-binding domain-containing protein, producing MAILKRPERIKELPRFRGVSDADMNQIAAAGTVVTVPARWSMILEGSPPDEAYLIMSGEVVVRRQGEEIARLAPGDIVGEISLHERRLRTATVTADTPLELLHLTRDAFGRLYEQVPDFKAAVDATVSERLTS from the coding sequence ATGGCGATCCTGAAACGACCAGAGCGCATCAAGGAGCTTCCGAGGTTCCGTGGTGTCTCCGATGCCGATATGAATCAGATCGCCGCGGCCGGAACGGTCGTCACAGTGCCGGCACGCTGGTCGATGATCCTCGAGGGCAGCCCGCCCGACGAGGCGTACCTGATCATGTCGGGCGAGGTCGTTGTGCGACGGCAGGGCGAGGAGATCGCCCGGCTCGCTCCTGGCGACATCGTCGGTGAGATCTCTCTGCACGAGCGTCGCTTGCGTACCGCGACGGTGACCGCGGATACACCGCTCGAACTTCTCCACCTGACCCGTGATGCGTTCGGTCGGCTCTACGAGCAGGTCCCGGACTTCAAGGCGGCCGTCGACGCCACGGTCTCGGAGAGACTCACGTCGTAG
- a CDS encoding Rrf2 family transcriptional regulator, producing MRVSAKSDYALRALIEIAGRSDGGPVSAEELGRLQDIPHGFLQAILADLRRAGIVVSQRGQSGGWRLAGKAADVHIADVIRAVDGPLVSVYGLRPESVSYNDSAVVLQHVWIAARSSLRDVFENVSIQDLADGKLRDDIAARTTDEEAWKPH from the coding sequence ATGCGGGTATCGGCCAAGTCGGATTATGCACTGCGTGCACTCATCGAGATCGCCGGGCGCTCCGATGGCGGTCCGGTCTCTGCAGAGGAGCTCGGGCGCCTCCAGGACATCCCACATGGGTTCCTGCAGGCGATCCTGGCCGATCTGCGCCGAGCCGGCATCGTCGTGAGCCAACGCGGCCAATCGGGTGGTTGGCGGCTGGCGGGCAAGGCGGCCGACGTACACATCGCCGACGTCATCCGCGCGGTCGACGGCCCGTTGGTGAGCGTGTACGGGCTGCGGCCGGAGTCGGTGAGCTACAACGACTCGGCGGTTGTGCTCCAACATGTGTGGATCGCCGCCCGCAGCAGCCTGCGCGACGTATTCGAGAACGTCAGCATCCAGGATCTCGCCGATGGCAAGCTGCGTGACGACATAGCGGCGCGTACGACCGACGAAGAGGCGTGGAAGCCGCACTGA